A genomic stretch from Kribbella amoyensis includes:
- a CDS encoding DUF2157 domain-containing protein: MPSRLDDELKRLVSAGVLRQYQADALRSAATADSSVEPPESAAVSTPPSTPSKPVAPPEPNRGSALTEVLGYIGGALLLGAVALLTVANWGEMGRGARISTGTAAAVLLLGTAVLLAVFRRRDQLSSSLAALGCCVAGFATYVAIEDASGRIAGVAVALVLAGAGVWWLRGPSLLVATFAILAVGVLVLTSDVFTPAESVHTSSAGIAATGFILVAVVFGALGLVRDQVTSWSLAGAAMFSSSICWLVQDRGEVMALAVGTAGPVALLVMYGRRRASAYLVIGCSILLVIWPLSLYQLTDNLAGVAIGLVIASGALLTAVMLLSRRRLPST, encoded by the coding sequence ATGCCGAGCCGGCTGGATGACGAGCTGAAAAGGCTGGTGAGTGCCGGCGTCCTGCGCCAGTACCAGGCCGACGCCCTGCGATCCGCGGCCACGGCCGATTCCAGCGTGGAGCCCCCCGAATCCGCTGCGGTGAGTACGCCGCCGAGTACGCCGAGCAAGCCCGTGGCGCCCCCGGAACCGAACCGCGGATCAGCGCTGACCGAGGTGCTCGGGTACATCGGCGGAGCGTTACTCCTCGGGGCTGTGGCTCTTCTCACGGTCGCGAACTGGGGCGAGATGGGCCGCGGTGCCCGGATATCGACCGGTACGGCGGCTGCGGTGCTTCTGCTCGGCACCGCCGTCCTGCTCGCCGTGTTCCGCCGGCGCGACCAGTTGAGCTCCTCGCTGGCCGCGCTCGGTTGTTGCGTGGCCGGGTTCGCCACCTACGTCGCGATCGAGGACGCGTCCGGCCGGATCGCCGGGGTCGCGGTCGCACTGGTCCTGGCCGGGGCCGGGGTCTGGTGGCTCCGCGGCCCATCGTTGCTCGTAGCAACGTTCGCGATCCTCGCGGTCGGCGTCCTCGTGCTCACCTCGGACGTGTTCACGCCGGCGGAGAGCGTGCACACGAGCAGCGCGGGGATCGCGGCGACCGGGTTCATCCTGGTCGCCGTGGTGTTCGGGGCGCTCGGCCTGGTCCGCGACCAGGTGACGTCGTGGTCGCTGGCCGGGGCGGCGATGTTCAGCTCGTCGATCTGCTGGCTGGTCCAGGACCGGGGCGAGGTGATGGCGCTGGCCGTGGGAACCGCGGGGCCGGTCGCGCTGCTGGTGATGTACGGCCGCCGCCGCGCCTCGGCGTACCTGGTGATCGGGTGCTCGATCCTGCTGGTGATCTGGCCGTTGTCGCTCTACCAGCTGACCGACAACCTGGCCGGTGTCGCGATCGGCCTGGTGATCGCGAGCGGGGCGCTGCTGACGGCGGTGATGCTGCTGTCCCGTCGTCGGCTGCCGTCAACCTGA
- a CDS encoding glycerophosphodiester phosphodiesterase yields MRITRRTTLGWLGGLTAVALTGGCRGASAADPGSSQPVYGLTDWVSDRGDHYLIGHRGAGDVFPEHSMESYQAAVDWGARALEVSVGLTADNALVCLQDQSLERTTNLTGALRGTSLAPLRNGWLDIPRLGPAWQYKKLRVPLFEDVLKRFGGRVILCVDARDDRAYEPMMSMIARNRLETSVLVRTTFRSIRLGELKKQGLGVLASAAGPAELTGESVQTVASLLSPRTDALVLPTTGVSADLTEVAVAAGVPVWASPIHRRSELERYRALGVAGAVTPDLGYLNGTTEIATSDQWARGAAVAGELTRDPADDRYALRWNIDASVTLGAKDVQHFVTLGNLGPVTASAYAVEFEAAYDVLPAEETANLTLAFGHQDDRYYEHRLGTSDGYHAILQADGELGLYAHRVGKGPGTKLGTKRTAAPVRKKWMRFRLEVTPTQLTWIRQDDAARITVTDPAFRGGYLHLGRASTDGALSLRGLKVVRSG; encoded by the coding sequence ATGAGGATCACGCGACGGACGACGCTGGGTTGGCTGGGCGGGCTGACCGCGGTCGCCCTGACCGGCGGATGCCGTGGCGCGAGCGCAGCCGATCCCGGTTCGTCGCAGCCGGTCTACGGCCTGACCGACTGGGTCTCCGATCGCGGTGACCACTACCTGATCGGACACCGGGGCGCCGGTGACGTCTTCCCGGAGCACAGCATGGAGTCGTACCAGGCCGCGGTCGACTGGGGTGCGCGGGCACTGGAAGTGAGCGTCGGACTGACCGCGGACAACGCCCTGGTCTGCCTGCAGGACCAGAGCCTCGAACGGACGACCAACCTGACCGGCGCTCTCCGCGGGACGAGCCTGGCTCCACTGCGCAACGGGTGGCTCGACATCCCGCGACTCGGTCCGGCGTGGCAGTACAAGAAGTTGCGGGTGCCGCTGTTCGAGGACGTGCTCAAGCGGTTCGGTGGGCGGGTGATCCTCTGTGTGGACGCGCGCGACGACCGCGCGTACGAGCCGATGATGTCGATGATCGCGCGGAACCGGCTGGAGACCTCGGTCCTGGTGCGGACGACGTTCCGCAGCATACGACTCGGCGAACTCAAGAAGCAGGGCCTCGGTGTCCTGGCCTCCGCGGCTGGCCCGGCCGAGCTCACTGGGGAATCCGTGCAGACCGTGGCGAGCCTGTTGTCACCGCGGACCGATGCGCTCGTCCTGCCGACCACGGGAGTCTCTGCGGACCTGACCGAAGTGGCGGTCGCGGCCGGCGTACCGGTGTGGGCGTCGCCGATCCACCGACGGTCCGAGCTCGAGCGGTACCGGGCGCTCGGGGTGGCCGGTGCGGTCACGCCCGACCTCGGGTACCTCAACGGCACCACCGAGATCGCGACGTCGGACCAGTGGGCTCGCGGTGCCGCCGTGGCCGGGGAGCTGACCAGGGACCCGGCCGACGACCGGTACGCGCTGCGGTGGAACATCGACGCCTCGGTCACGCTCGGCGCGAAGGACGTGCAGCACTTCGTCACGCTCGGGAACCTCGGTCCCGTGACCGCCTCTGCGTACGCGGTGGAGTTCGAGGCGGCGTACGACGTGCTGCCCGCCGAGGAGACCGCGAACCTCACCCTCGCGTTCGGGCACCAGGACGACCGGTACTACGAGCACCGGCTCGGTACGTCGGACGGGTATCACGCGATCCTCCAGGCCGACGGCGAACTCGGTCTGTACGCGCACCGCGTCGGCAAGGGGCCCGGGACGAAGCTGGGGACCAAGCGGACCGCGGCTCCGGTCCGGAAGAAGTGGATGCGGTTCCGGCTCGAGGTGACGCCGACGCAGCTGACCTGGATCCGGCAGGACGACGCGGCGCGGATCACGGTCACGGACCCGGCGTTCCGTGGTGGCTACCTGCACCTCGGCCGCGCGTCGACGGACGGCGCGTTGTCGCTGCGCGGGCTGAAGGTCGTCCGGTCAGGTTGA